GGTGTGGGAGGTCGGGATCGCCTTCGGCACGGTGGGCGCGCAGAAGGACGGCTACCAGATCGAGGTGACGACCTACCGGTCGGAGGCGTACGACCGGACCTCGCGCAAGCCTGAGGTGTCGTACGGCGACTCCATCGAGGAGGACCTCGTCCGGCGGGACTTCACCGTGAACGCGATGGCCGTCGCGCTGCCGGAGAAGGAGTTCATCGACCCGCACGGCGGCCGCGACGATCTCGCGAAGCGAGTGCTGCGTACTCCTGGCACGCCCGAGGAGTCCTTCTCCGATGATCCGCTGCGGATGATGCGGGCGGCGCGGTTCGCGGCGCAGCTCGACTTCGAGGTGGCGCCGGAGGTCGTCACCGCGATGAAGGACATGTCCGGGCGGATCGAGATCGTCTCGGCCGAGCGGGTCCGGGACGAGCTGAACAAGCTGATCCTGTCCGCGAACCCGCGCAAGGGGCTGACCCTGCTGGTCGACACGGGCCTCGCGGACCACGTCCTGCCCGAGCTGCCGGCCCTGCGCCTGGAGAGCGACGAGCACCACCGCCACAAGGACGTGTACGACCACACACTGATCGTCCTGGAGCAGGCGATGGCCCTGGAGGAGTCCGGCCCTGACCTGGTCCTCCGTCTCTCCGCCCTCCTGCACGACATCGGAAAGCCCCGCACGCGTCGCTTCGAGAAGGACGGCCGGGTCTCGTTCCACCACCACGAGGTGGTCGGCGCGAAGATGACCAAGAAGCGCATGACGGCCTTGAAGTACTCCAACGACCTGGTGAAGGACGTCTCGCGACTGGTCGAACTCCACCTGCGTTTCCACGGATACGGCACGGGCGAGTGGACGGACTCCGCGGTCCGCCGTTACGTCCGCGACGCAGGCCCGCTCCTCGACCGCCTCCACAAGCTGACCCGCTCTGACTGCACGACCCGTAACAAGCGCAAGGCGACGGCGCTTTCGCGTGCGTACGACGGTCTGGAGGGGCGCATCGCTCAACTCCAGGAACAGGAGGAGCTGGACGCCATCCGCCCGGACCTGGACGGCAATCAGATCATGGCGATCCTCGGCATCACCCCCGGCCCGGCCATCGGCCGCGCATACAAGCACCTGCTGGAACTGCGCCTGGAGAACGGCCCGATGGGCGAGGAGGCTGCGGCCGAGGCGCTCAAGGAGTGGTGGGCGGAGCAGGGCTGAGCTGTGAAGCGGGGTCATGTTTCACGTGAAACATGACCCCTGGAAAGCATCGAGGGGCGACGTTTCACGTGAAACGTCGCCCCTCGTGGTGTCTGCGGTGCCGCAGGAGCTACTACTTGTCCTTCAGGCAGAGCAGGAAGTCGGTGCCGTCACCGGACTCGGTGTAGGTGTACTGGAAGTCCTTGGCCTCAGCCGCGCACTTGGTCTCGCCAAGAGTGCCGCTGAACGTGCCCTCGATCTTGGCCAGCACCTCGTACTGGGCCTTCGAGGAGCCGCAGTCGACGACCTCGAGGTCCGGGTCGTTGTCGTTGGTGCTGCCTCGGTGCATGCAGTCGCCGACCGCCGCGGTGTTGGCGTCGTCACGGCTGGAGATGTAGCCGCCGATGGCGATACCGGCGACGGCCACGACGATGACTATGTTCTTGATCGTCTTGAAGCTGAGCTTTCGCTTGGGCTGCTCCGGCGGGACCGGCGCGTAGGGGACGCCGCCCTGCTGGGGGAAGCCCGGCTGCTGGCCCTGGGCGTAGGGGTTGCCGTCCTGGGGCGGGTACGGGGCCTGGGCCTGGGGCTGGCCGTAGGGCTGCTGGCCCTGGGCGAACGGGTTCTGGCCCTGGGGCGGCGGAGTTGACACTTGGGGGTCCCCCTAGAACATGGGTGAGTGACGCGCAATGCGGCGCGAGTAAGACGCACGTAAGTTACCGGCACCCACTGACAGCCTTGTACCCGAGGGGGACTCTGTGGCATTGATGTGACACTTACTGACGCTCAAAGCGGGCCATAGTCACCGCAACTGCCCCGTAGATAACGGCCACTGTTATCACCAACACCACAGAGCGTCCGTCCGGCGGCAGCATCAGGGCGGCGACGGCGGCAGCTCCCACGAAAGCGATGTTGAACAGCACGTCGTAGACGGAGAAGATCCGGCCCCGGAAGCCGTCGTCGACCGAGGACTGCACGAGCGTGTCCGTCGCGATCTTCGCGCCCTGCGTGGTCAGGCCCAGCACGAAGGACGCCACGAGCATCGGCGCGACGGCGAAAGGGAGGCCCAGGGCGGGCTCCAGGACCGCTGCGGCCGCCGCGCACACGACGATCCAGCGGCCGGGTCCAAGACGTCCCGCCGCCCACGGTGTCGCCACGGCCGCGACGAAGAAGCCCGCGCCCGAGATGCCCAACGCCAGCCCCAGCAGGGCGAGTCCGTCGTCGGTCGTCGAGGAGAACTCGTACCGGCACAGCATCAGCAGCATGACCAGCAGGGCGCCGTAGCAGAAGCGCATCAGCGTCATCGCGGCGAGCGCCCAGGCGGCCTCCCGGCGCGGCGTTCCGGTGAGATGGCGGACGCCCGCCGCGAGGTCACGGGCGGTGCCGGAGAGGGCCGCCGTGAGACCGGGGTGCGCCATCGCGCGGTCGGGGCCCAGCAGTTCCTTGGGGATACGCAGTGACGCCAGCGCGGCGCACAGGTACAGGAGCGCGCCCAGGAGGACCACGGCCGCGTCGGAGTCCGCCACCAACAGCCGTACGACGAAGGCGAGACCGCCGCCCGCGGTCGCCGCGAGCGTGCCGGCGGTCGGGGAGAGGGAGTTGGCCACGACCAGTCGTTCGTCGTCGACCACGCGGGGCAGCGCGGCGGAAAGTCCGGACAGGACGAAGCGGTTGACGGCGGTGACGCACAGGGCGGAGGCGTAGAAGAGCCAGTCCGGGGCCTGGCTGACCATGAGGACGGCGGTCGCCGAGGCCATCGCCGCGCGCACGAGGTTGCCGTAGAGGAAGACCTGGCGGCGGCGCCAGCGGTCCAGCAGGACGCCGGCGAAGGGGCCCACGAGGGAGTAAGGGAGCAGGAGTACGGCCATCGCGGAGGCGATGGCGGCGGCCGAGGTCTGTTTCTCCGGGGAGAAGACGACGTACGCGGCGAGCGCGACCTGGAAGACGCCGTCGGCGCCCTGGGAGAGCAGGCGTACGGAGAGCAGACGTCTGAAGCCCTGGAAGCGCAGCAGGACGCGCAGGTCACGGACGACGGCCATGGGGCACAGCCTCACATACGGGAAGGGTCCCCGGGCGGTACAACCCGGGGACCCTCGACACAGCCCTGGCAGGAGCGTTTTGACTGAGCCTCGGCGCGCGAGCGCCGGATCGAGCTAGCGCTCGACTTCACCCTTGATGAACTTCTCGACGTTGGCGAAGGCCTCGTCGTCGAAGTACTGGACCGGCGGGGACTTCATGAAGTACGACGACGCCGACAGGATCGGGCCGCCGATGCCGCGGTCCTTGGCGATCTTCGCGGCGCGCAGGGCGTCGATGATGACACCCGCGGAGTTCGGGGAGTCCCAGACCTCGAGCTTGTACTCCAGGTTCAGCGGGACGTCACCGAAGGCACGGCCCTCGAGGCGGACGTAGGCCCACTTGCGGTCGTCGAGCCAGGCCACGTAATCCGAGGGACCGATGTGGACGTTCTTCTCGCCCAGGTCGCGGTCGGGGATCTGCGAGGTGACGGCCTGCGTCTTCGAGATCTTCTTG
This DNA window, taken from Streptomyces sp. NBC_00663, encodes the following:
- a CDS encoding CCA tRNA nucleotidyltransferase, encoding MPNANEDKPSALSQVQHRAVSELLRVAPVADDLARRFQEAGFCLALVGGSVRDALLGRLGNDLDFTTDARPQDVLKIVRPWADSVWEVGIAFGTVGAQKDGYQIEVTTYRSEAYDRTSRKPEVSYGDSIEEDLVRRDFTVNAMAVALPEKEFIDPHGGRDDLAKRVLRTPGTPEESFSDDPLRMMRAARFAAQLDFEVAPEVVTAMKDMSGRIEIVSAERVRDELNKLILSANPRKGLTLLVDTGLADHVLPELPALRLESDEHHRHKDVYDHTLIVLEQAMALEESGPDLVLRLSALLHDIGKPRTRRFEKDGRVSFHHHEVVGAKMTKKRMTALKYSNDLVKDVSRLVELHLRFHGYGTGEWTDSAVRRYVRDAGPLLDRLHKLTRSDCTTRNKRKATALSRAYDGLEGRIAQLQEQEELDAIRPDLDGNQIMAILGITPGPAIGRAYKHLLELRLENGPMGEEAAAEALKEWWAEQG
- a CDS encoding LppU/SCO3897 family protein — protein: MSTPPPQGQNPFAQGQQPYGQPQAQAPYPPQDGNPYAQGQQPGFPQQGGVPYAPVPPEQPKRKLSFKTIKNIVIVVAVAGIAIGGYISSRDDANTAAVGDCMHRGSTNDNDPDLEVVDCGSSKAQYEVLAKIEGTFSGTLGETKCAAEAKDFQYTYTESGDGTDFLLCLKDK
- a CDS encoding MFS transporter, producing the protein MAVVRDLRVLLRFQGFRRLLSVRLLSQGADGVFQVALAAYVVFSPEKQTSAAAIASAMAVLLLPYSLVGPFAGVLLDRWRRRQVFLYGNLVRAAMASATAVLMVSQAPDWLFYASALCVTAVNRFVLSGLSAALPRVVDDERLVVANSLSPTAGTLAATAGGGLAFVVRLLVADSDAAVVLLGALLYLCAALASLRIPKELLGPDRAMAHPGLTAALSGTARDLAAGVRHLTGTPRREAAWALAAMTLMRFCYGALLVMLLMLCRYEFSSTTDDGLALLGLALGISGAGFFVAAVATPWAAGRLGPGRWIVVCAAAAAVLEPALGLPFAVAPMLVASFVLGLTTQGAKIATDTLVQSSVDDGFRGRIFSVYDVLFNIAFVGAAAVAALMLPPDGRSVVLVITVAVIYGAVAVTMARFERQ